In a genomic window of Ipomoea triloba cultivar NCNSP0323 chromosome 3, ASM357664v1:
- the LOC116013733 gene encoding ras-related protein RABD2a, giving the protein MNPEYDYLFKLLLIGDSGVGKSCLLLRFADDSYLDSYISTIGVDFKIRTVEQDGKTIKLQIWDTAGQERFRTITSSYYRGAHGIIIVYDITDQESFNNVKQWLNEIDRYASENVNKLLVGNKSDLTDNRAVSYDTAKAFADEIGIPFMETSAKNASNVEQAFMAMAADIKKRMASQPAGSNAKPPTVQIRGQPVNQKSGCCSS; this is encoded by the exons ATGAATCCCGAATA TGACTACTTGTTCAAGCTTTTGCTTATAGGAGATTCAGGTGTTGGAAAGTCATGCCTGCTTCTGAGGTTTGCT GATGATTCATATTTGGACAGTTACATTAGCACAATTGGTGTTGACTTT AAAATTCGCACTGTGGAACAAGATGGGAAGACAATTAAACTTCAAATT TGGGACACTGCTGGGCAAGAACGTTTCCGGACAATTACCAGTAGTTACTACCGAGGAGCACATGGCATTATA ATTGTTTATGACATAACTGATCAAGAAAGCTTCAATAATGTTAAGCAATGGTTGAATGAAATTGATCGCTATGCAAGTGAAAATGTGAACAAGCTTCTGGTTGGAAATAAGTCTGATCTGACAGACAACCGGGCTGTGTCCTATGATACTGCTAag GCCTTTGCTGATGAAATTGGCATTCCATTCATGGAGACCAGTGCAAAGAATGCCAGTAATGTTGAACAAGCTTTCATGGCAATGGCAGCTGATATAAAGAAGAG GATGGCAAGCCAACCAGCGGGGAGCAATGCCAAGCCACCAACAGTGCAGATTCGAGGACAGCCCGTTAATCAGAAGAGCGGCTGCTGCTCTTCTTAG
- the LOC116013734 gene encoding mavicyanin-like — MEKKLLHILATSLMILNLGLSCSARTYIVGDSSGWDISTDLDSWSFGKRFLVGDVLWFQYSSYHNVVEVAKEDFDGCNTGNVLSSNSTGNTTFPLTRPGQRLFVCGNRMYCLGGMKLQVNVESNQTLAPAPAPQAQAGGYGGSAAALLPPSSKSNNPSAVVPGSSNHVKVDLLMAGLGILGLMGNVLGML, encoded by the exons ATGGAAAAGAAGCTGCTTCATATCCTTGCAACTTCTCTAATGATTCTAAACCTAGGACTGTCATGTTCAGCAAGAACTTATATTGTTGGTGACAGTTCTGGCTGGGACATTAGCACTGATCTCGATTCCTGGTCGTTCGGCAAACGATTCCTCGTGGGCGATGTTTTAT GGTTTCAATATTCTTCATACCACAATGTAGTTGAGGTGGCAAAAGAGGATTTTGATGGGTGCAACACAGGCAATGTTCTGAGTTCAAACAGTACTGGGAACACAACGTTTCCATTGACAAGACCAGGACAAAGGTTGTTTGTTTGTGGGAATAGGATGTATTGTCTTGGAGGGATGAAGCTTCAGGTGAATGTAGAAAGCAATCAGACATTGGCACCTGCCCCAGCACCTCAGGCTCAGGCAGGCGGCTACGGCGGATCCGCCGCCGCTCTTTTGCCGCCTTCTTCCAAGAGTAACAACCCCTCTGCGGTTGTCCCTGGTTCGAGTAACCATGTTAAAGTGGACTTGTTAATGGCAGGACTTGGAATCCTGGGGTTAATGGGAAATGTACTTGGGATGTTATAA
- the LOC116014172 gene encoding cyclin-U4-1-like: MAKLAVEMPELISALGSVLQMTAAANDLNGPGRLQKMSSVFHSLTRPGISVESYLERIFKYANCSHSCFVVAYIYLHRFSRRQPLLPINSFNVHRLLIASVLVSVKFMDDVFYNNAYYAKVGGIGTMEMNILEMDFLFGIGFDLNVTPSTFHTYSSHFIAQIQAQRPHPFLGVVSNHNLQCRIDEDECIDHHHQHHYHNKLAVAYSAN; this comes from the exons atggcgAAGCTGGCGGTGGAGATGCCGGAGCTGATATCGGCGTTGGGCTCCGTTCTCCAGATGACGGCGGCGGCGAACGATCTAAACGGCCCCGGCCGGTTGCAGAAGATGTCGTCGGTGTTTCACAGCTTAACCAGGCCGGGCATCTCCGTTGAAAGCTACCTGGAGAGGATCTTCAAGTACGCAAACTGCAGCCATTCCTGCTTCGTGGTGGCCTACATTTACCTCCACCGCTTCTCGCGCCGGCAGCCATTGTTGCCGATCAACTCCTTCAACGTTCACCGCCTTCTCATCGCCAGCGTGTTGGTTTCCGTCAAGTTCATGGATGATGT GTTTTACAACAATGCGTACTATGCAAAGGTAGGAGGAATCGGCACGATGGAGATGAATATACTAGAAATGGATTTCTTGTTTGGCATAGGTTTCGATTTGAACGTCACACCTTCCACCTTCCATACCTATTCTTCTCATTTCATTGCACAAATTCAGGCACAACGCCCCCATCCCTTCCTAGGGGTAGTTAGTAATCACAATCTCCAATGTCGCATCGACGAAGACGAATGTATCGATCACCATCACCAACACCACTACCATAATAAGTTGGCAGTCGCTTATTCGGCAAATTAA